The nucleotide sequence CGGGCTGCTGCTCGCGCCCGGCGAGGGCGAGCGCGGCGAGGAGGTGACCGACCGCACCGCCCGCCAGGTCATCGGCGCGCTGCGGTCGCGCTTCGAGCTGGTGATCGTCGACTGCGGTACGCAGATGACCTCCGCGGGCGCCGCCGCCGTGGAGACCGCGGACATCGCGCTGCTGGTGACCACCCCGGACGTGGTCGCGGTGCGCGCCGCCAAGCGCATGGTCCGGCTGTGGGACCGGCTCCAGATCCGCAAGGCGGAGGAGACCGTGACCGTGGTCAACCGGCACACCCGCAGCGCGGAGATCCAGCCGCAGCTCGTCCAGCGGGCCACCGGGACGACCGTGGCGCGCACAGCCATCCCGGCCGGCTTCAAGGAACTGCAGCCCGCCGTGGACTCGGGCCGGATGCAGGACCTGGACGCCAAGTCGGCCGTCAAGCAGGCGTTGTGGGGGCTGGCCGGTGAACTGGGCCTGGTGGACGCCGCGCCCCCGGGCGGCGGTCGCCGCGCCGCCCACCGGGGCGGCCACGCGGCAGGGGGCGGCGGCGAGCGCACCCTGCCGGGGCTGCGGCGGCGCCATGCCATAGAGGCGGGCGGCGACCCGGCGCAGGGCAGCGTGGGTGACGGCACCGACGCGCTGAACGAGATCGCCCCGCCGTCCACCAAGGGCTTCCTGCGCAAGCGCGGCGGCGACCGCGGCCAGGTGACGGTCGAATTCCTCGGCGTTCTGCCGCTGGCGCTGATCGTGCTCGCGGTCGTCTGGCAGGTGGTGCTGGTCGGCTATACGTACTCGCTGGCGGGCAACTCGGCCGACAAGGGCGCCCGCGCGGGCGCCACCAAGGGCGCGGGTGCCTGCCAGGACGCGGCGAGCAAGGACATCCCCGGCTCCTGGAGCGCCGACATCGACTGCGCCGGCGGCGACGGCTCGGTCTACAAGGCCACGGTCAAGCTCCACGTCCCGATCCTCTTCCCGGGCGCCGCCGACTTCCCGTGGACGGTCACGGGTACGGCGGGGGCGGCGGACGAGAGCGACCTGGCGGGCGGAGGGGAGTGACATGACCCGTCGTCACCGCGCACGCACGCGGACCGGCTTCGCGGGCCCCGCGACGGCCCCCCGCCGCCACGACCCGGGGGCTTCCAGGGTGCCGGGCGACGGACTTGTGCCCCCGGGCGATCGGCCCGCGGCGGCCGGGCTCACCGGGGCGGCCGGGGCGGCCGGGGCGGCCGGGGCCGCCGGGCTCACTGCGGTCTCCGGGCTCACTGCGGTCTCCGGGCCCACCGCGGTCTCCGGGCCCACCGGGGTCGCCCGGCTCACCGGGGCCGTCGGGGCGGCCGGGCTCACCGGGGCGGCCGCCGCCTGGCGCCGCGGCCTGGGGGTTTCCACGGTGCCGGGCGACGGACTTGTGCCTCCGGGCGATCGGCCCGCGGCCCCCGGGCTCACCGGGGCCGCCGGGGCCGCCGGGCTCACCGGGGTCTCCGGGCTCACCGGGGCCGTCGGGGCGGCCGGGCTCACCGGGGTCTCCGGGCTCACCGGGGCCGTCGGGGCGGCCGGGCTCACCGGGGCGGCCGCCGCCTGGCGCCGCGGCCTGGGGGTTTCCACGGTGCCGGGCGACGGACTTGTGCCTCCGGGCGGTCGGCCCGCGGCCCCCGGGCTCACCGGGCTCACCGGGGCCGCCGGGCCCACCGCGGTCTCCGGGCCCACCGCGGTCGCCGCCTGGCGCCGCGGCCTGGGTGCGGTGCTCGGCGGGGCCGTGCCGGTTGGCCCGGCGCGGGCCGTCCGATGGCGCCCTTCCGAGGCGGAAACCCCACCGCCCAGGCGTGACGCGGCCGCCTCCCCGAACGCGGCGCGGCACCGTCCCGAGGCGGTCGGGTCGTCGCGGAGGCGCCGGGCGGACGGTCACGCGTCGCCGCTTCGCGCCGTCGCCATGCGCCGGGGAGGGGCGATGGACCGGCGGGGAGACCGCCCCGCGCCCGCCGCCGCGCGGCCCGGGGACCAGGGCTCGTCATCGGCGGGACTCCGCAGCGCGGCGGAGGCGTCCGAGCGGCGGGGCCGTTGGGTCGCGGCCGTGCCGCGCGCCGTTCGGGGGGCCGCCGGTGCGGCGGCGGGCCACCTGGCCGCCGGGTCTTCGCGGGCGCGTCGCCGCACGGCCGACCGCCCAGGGACGGGCGCGCCGTTGGGCGAACGGGCGGGGGCTCGGCACCTGCGCGGCGAGATCCTCGGCCGGGCGGACCGGCGCCCCGGTGCGTGGCGCCCCGGTGCGTCGCGCCGGTGGCGGGCCGACGCCGGGTCGGCGTCGATCGAGTTCCTGGGGTTCTTGCCGATCCTCATCCTCGTCGCACTCGCCGCCGCGCAGCTCGGCATCGCCGCGTACACCGCGCAGCAGGCCGGGACCGCGGCGCGGGCGGCGGCGCGCACGGCGTCGCTGGACGAGCCGCGGACCAGCCCGCAGGCCGCCGGGAAGGCGGCGATGAGCGGATGGCTGGCCGACGGCGCCGGTATCAGCAGCGGCGGCTGCGGCGGCGGGGAGGCGCGGGCCACCGCGACCGTGGAGATCCCCTCTGTCATCCCCGGCTTCGACTTCGGCAGCGCCGAGAAGAGCGCCACGATGCCCTGCGACGACGGAGATGGCGGTACGGACAGTCCGGAGGCGGCGGCGATGGGAGGCGACCGATGAGCCTGCGGGCCCGTATCACCGCGCCCGAGGGGCCCGGCGAGGGCGGCGGTGGACGCCAGGACGGCCATCTCGTCTCCGCCTACCGCGCCAAGCTGCTCGAGGAGATCGACCTCGCGGAGATGTCCTCGCTCTCCACCGCCGAGCGCCGCTCCCGGCTGGAGCGCGTGCTCGGCCACATCATCAGCCGCGAGGGCCCGGTGCTCTCGACCACCGAGCGCTCCCAGCTCATCCGCCGGGTGGTGGACGAGGCGCTCGGCCTCGGGGTGCTCGAACCTCTCCTCGAAGACGCCTCCATCACCGAGATCATGGTCAACGGCCCGGACCAGATCTTCGTGGAGCGCTCCGGCCGGGTCGAGCAGGTCCCCGTCCGCTTCGCCTCCGAAGAGCAGTTGATGCAGACCATCGAGCGCATCGTCTCCACGGTCAACCGCCGGGTGGACGAGTCGAATCCGATGGTCGACGCCCGGCTCCCGTCCGGCGAGCGGGTCAACGTGATCATCCCGCCGCTCGCCCTCACCGGCGCCACGCTCACCATCCGCCGCTTCCCCCGCGCGTACACCCTCCATGAGCTGATCGGCATGGGCACGCTGGACGAGCAGATGCTGATGCTGCTCGCGGCGCTGGTGCGGGCCAAGTTCAACGTGGTGGTCTCCGGCCCCACCGGCTCCGGCAAGACCACGCTGCTCAACGCCCTCTCCGGGCTGATCCCCGACGGGGAGCGCATCATCACCGTCGAGGACGCCGCCGAGCTGCAGTTGCAGCAGACCCATGTCATCCGGCTGGAGTCCCGGCCGCCCAACGTCGAGGGCAAGGGCCGTATCACCATCCGCGACCTGGTCCGCAACTCGCTGCGGATGCGTCCCGACCGCATCATCGTCGGCGAGGTGCGCGGCGGTGAGACCCTCGACATGCTCCAGGCCATGTCCACCGGCCACGACGGCTCGCTGGCCACCGTCCACGCCAACAGCGCCGAGGACGCGCTGATGCGGCTGCAGACGCTCGCCTCCATGTCGGAGGTGGCGATCCCCTACGAGGCGCTGCGGGACCAGATCAACAGCGCGGTGGACTGCATCGTCCAGCTCGTCCGTAACGCCGACGGATCCCGGCGGATCAGCGAGATCGCGCTGCTCGACAGCCACGGCCACGAGGCGTACCGCATCGCCACCGTCTGCCGCTTCGACGCCCAGCCGATGGGCGCGGACCGGGTGGTGCACGGGCGGTTCGGCTACTTCCCGCTGCCGGAGCGGGTCGCGGAGCGGCTGCGGATGGCGAGCGAATCGGTGCCGCCGGCCTTCGGCGTGGCCGCCTTCCCGGCGCAACTGGCCACCCGAGCGGCCGGATACGACCCGCACGACCGGCCCCCGCACGACCGGCCCCCGCACGACCGGCCGCCGTTCGGCCGACCGCCGCACGACCGACCCCCGTTCGATCCACCCCCGTTCGACCCCAGGGACCGGAGGTAGCAGGGCCCATGGACCATCTCGCGACGGCCGCACTCGGCGCGACGCTGGTGTGCGGCGCGCTGGGCGTCGTGGGCGTGCACACCTACGTCCGCGGCAAGGAGCAGCAGCGCGCGCTGATCGACCGGCTGTCGGAGACCGGCCCGCTGCCGGGCACCGTCCGCGCGCGCCGCTTCGCCGGGGTCGACCGGCGGCTGCGCACCATGTCCCTCGGCCGGAAGCTGGAGCTGCGGCTGGTGGCGACGGGCCTGGAGATCACCCCGGGGGAGTTCTTCGTCTACACGGCGGGGGCGGCGGCCGGGCTGTGGCTGATCGCGGCGTCCTTCCTCGCCGCGTTCTTCGGCCCGATAGCGGCGGTGATCGCCGTCTGGGGGGCCTTCGCGTTCCTCGGCTGGCAGCGGCAGAAGCGGATAGAGCGCTTCATCAACCAACTGCCGGAGCTGTCACGGATCCTGGCCAACGCCACCCAGGCCGGGCTGGCGCTGCGCACCGCGCTCGGTATGGCGGCGGACGAGATGGAGGCGCCGGCGGGCGAGGAGCTGGCCAAGGTCGCGGCCAAGCTGGCCGTCGGCCACTCGATCGACGACGCGCTGGAGGAGCTGGCCGAGCGGCTGCCCTCCCGGGAGCTGGTGGTGCTGGTCACCACGCTGGTGCTGTCCAACCGCGCGGGCGGGACGGTGGTCAGCTCGCTGCGCAACCTCACCCAGACGCTGGAGGAGCGCAAGGAGACCCGGCGGGAGGTGCGCACCCAGCTCTCGCAGGTGACCGTCACCGCCTATGTCGTACCGCTGCTGGGGATCGGGACGCTGCTGCTGATGAACCGGATCTCGGCCGGTTCGCTGGACCGGATGACCTCGTCCTTCTGGGGGCAGGCCGCGGTGGTCGTGGCCTTCTGCCTGTACGGGATCGGCTTCTTCCTCATCCGCCGCATGTCCAAGATCGACGTCTAGCGAATCCAGGTAGAGGGGACTTGAGGGAGATGGCACTGCTGCTGGCGCTGGCGGCCGGTCTCGCGGTGGCGGGCATCGCCTACGGCATCACGCTGTACCGCAGCGAGGCCAAGCTGCCCAGCGACCTCGCGGTGGCCCTGGAGGTCGGCTCCAGCCGGACGACCGCGGTCGGCTCGGCCGTCGACCGGCTGGGCATCCGCTACGCCCCGCTGGTGCTGCGGCTGATGGGCGAGAAGCGGGTGGCCAGGGTCCGCCGCCGGATCGATCTGGCGGGCAATCCGGGCGGTCTGACGGTGGACCGCTACGCGGCCCGGCGGGCGGTCTACGGGGCGCTCGGCTTCGGCGGGGCGCTGGTGATGCTGATGAAGGGTCAAGTGCTGCTGGCGCTGGTGCTGGTGGCGTTCGGGCTGTTCTGGATCGAGGTGGGCATCTGGGCGGCGGTGCGGGAGCGCAAGGACGCGATCGAGCGGACACTGCCGGATTTTCTGGACGTTCTGGCCGTCGTGGTGAGCGCCGGATTGAGCTTCCGTCAGGCCCTGGACCGGGTCGCGGAGAAGTATGAGGGTCCCTGGGCGGATGAACTTCGCATCACACTTCGGCAAATGGACATGGGCGTCAGCCGCCGCCATGCGTTCGAGGAGCTACGTAAACGTAATGACTCCGAACAGGTCGCGCAGTTCGTCACCGCCCTCCAGCAGGGGGAGGAGCTGGGCGCTCCGATTGTGGAAACGCTGATCGCCATTGCGAACGATATGCGCCGTACGGACGCTCAGAACGCGCGGCGGCGCGCGGCGCGCGCGGTGCCGAAGGCGACCATGGTCATTACGACCTTCATGGTCCCCGGAACCATGGTGCTGCTCGTCGCCGGGTTCTTCATCGGTTCGGGCACCGACTTCGGCTCGGTGACCGGGGACTGACGGTCTCTTTTAGGTGAAGCTCCTTCGCGGTTGCAATTGAATGTGGGACAGTCGTCGACGGAGAACTCCTCGGTGGCGGGAGGGGGTGAGACGGATGCACGACCGGGGCCGGTCGTCACGTCCACGGTTCGAACGTGGTGAACGGGGAAGGCAATGCTTCCTGGGGCACTGTTCCGAGACGGCTGTTTCGGCGTACTTTGCTCGTGTCGCGAGCGACACAACGGGGGTTGAGTCGCCGGACCACAGTGGGACGGCAGCCCATGGAGGGGAACACAATGGGGAAGCGCGTCATGCGGAACGATCGGGGACAGACCTCGATCGAATATCTGGGCATCATCGCCGTGGTGGTGGCCATCGTGCTGGTCCTGTCGACCACGGACTTCGGCAGCATGATCGCGAACGCCATCTCCGACAAGATCTCACAGGTCGTCGGCATCTGACCGGTCCCGTGACAGCGCGCCGAGATCTCAGGAGCGACGCGGGGCAGGCATTTCCGATCTACATCACCGCGGTGGCGGGCCTGCTCTTCCTCGCGCTCGCCCTCTTCGCCGTCGGCCAGGCCGGAGCCACCCGCAACGGCGGACAGACCGCCGCCGACGCGGCGGCCCTCGCGGCCGCCCAGGACTACCGCGACCAGTTGCGCAAGGGGTTCCTGGAGGCGATCGCGGACGGCAGCGCCTGGGACGACCTGCTGAACGGACGGGGATTGGGCTCGACCAGCGCCTGTGATGAGGCGCGGTGGTTCGCCGGTCAGAACGGTGCGGACGTGACCGACTGCCACGGGCCCGAGTTCCTGCCGACGTCCTTCACCGTCACCGTCAGGACGCGGAAGCCCGTGGGCAAGACCGTCATCCCCGGCACGGAGACCAAGCACGCGAAGGCGACGGCCAAGGCGGTCGTCACCCCGCGCTGCACGGCCGAGCCGCCCGCCCCGCCGACCAAGGGGCCCGACGACGGAGGCAATGGCGGCGACGGGGGCAAGGACGGCGACGGTAAGGACGACGGCAAGGGCGGCGACGGCGGTAAGGACGACGGCAAGGACGACAAGCCGCCCATCGACCTCCGCTGCGACGGACTCGACCTGACCATCGACCCGACGCGTCTCGACCTCTTCCCCGACGCCAAGGACCTGTTCTCCGTGCACCTTGCCGACTGACGGCCGACTGACGAGCGAACGAAGAGCAAAGGACAGCGAGCGATGAGCATTCGGCACACGACGAAGGCCCGGAGGGGGGCCGCCGCGACGGCGCTCGCCGCGGCCCTGGCCCTCGCCGTGGCCGGGTGCGGCAGCGGCGACGGCGACGGCGACAAGAAGCCCGGCGACGGCGCGGCCCGGACGTCGACCGCGCCCAAGGACGACGGCGGGGATCAGGAGCCCGCGGCGGACTCGTCCAAGACCATCGGCGAGATGAAGGGTCCGGGCGGGATCGTCGTCACCCTGCACTCCGCGGAGCGCGACGACGGCGGGTTCGTCACCGTGAACGCCACCGTCACCAACCACGGCAGCCGGCTCTTCAACGCGATCGACTGGCGCTCGAAGGAGACCGAGGTGAAGTCCCTGTCGTCCGTCTCCGGCGCGTCCCTGGTCGACGAGAAGGGCAAGAAGCGCTATCTCGTCCTCCGGGACACCGACGGCCAGTGCCTGTGCACCACGGGGCTCTCCGGGATCAAGCCCAATGAGAGCCGGCCGCTGTTCGCACAGTTCCCGGCCCCGCCGAAGAGCGTCACGGAGCTCGACTTCCAGATCCCGACCATGCCGTCCGTCGGCATCACCCTCTCCGGATGAGCCGGGCCATGACACCGCAGACGACGGCCCGCCGCCCCGCGCGCCGCGGCCCCGTACTGGCCGCGCTGGCCTCCACCGCGCTCCTGGTCACCCTCACCGCCCCGGCGCCGCCCGCCCACGCGGACAGCGGCCCCGGCGCGCCCGCCGACACCACCCCGCCCCTGAAGATCGACGCCAAGGACTCCGATCTGCGGATGCCCGAGGGCGCCAAGCTGGCGCCCGGCCGGGTCCTGGACATCAAGTCCGTGGTCGAGACGGACGACGGCGACGAGCGGCGGGAGGACACCAACGCCAAGGTGAAGTTCGCCCTCCAGGCCGAGGTGCTCTTCGGCAAGGACAGCGCCAAGCTGGGCGGCGAGGCGAAGGCCCGGATCAAGGAGATCGCCTCCGAGGCCGAGCGGCAGAACGCGAAGAGCGTCCGCGTCTTCGGCTTCACCGACGACCTGGGCTCCGCGGGCCATGGCATCGTGCTGTCGAAGCAGCGGGCCAACGCGGTGCAGCAGGCGCTCGCCGAGGACCTCGAGCCCTCGGTCAACTACGAGATCCGGGGCTACGGCGAGCAGTACCCGATCGCGGACAACGCGAGCGAGGAGGGCCGCAAGCGCAACCGCCGGGTGGAGGTCAGCTTCCCCAGGACCGCCTGAGCGGCCCGGTTCCCGGCTCCCCAGGACGGGCGGGCCGAGCGGTCCCGGTTCCCGGCTCCCCAGGACCGGCTGAGCGGTCCCGGCGGCGCGATGCCGCATCATGGGTGTGCCGATCACGCCATCCGCCGGAGTCCGTTCTGAGTACCGCCGTCGCCGAGTCCCTTTCCGTCGTCCTGCTGCTCGGCGTACTGGCCTTCGCTGTGGTGCGCCCCCGGGGTCTGCCGGAAGCGGTCGCGGCCGTGCCCGCCGCCGGGATCGTCGTGGCCACCGGGGCGGTCTCGCCCGCCCGGGCCTGGACGGAGACCCAGGAGCTGCTGCCCGTCGTGGGCTTTCTGGCCGCCGTACTGCTGCTTGCCCGGATGTGCGCGGACGAGGGGCTCTTCGAGGCCGCGGGCCAGGCCGTGGCGCGGGCCTGCGCGGGGCGTACGGACCGGCTTCTGGGCGGGGTGTTCGCCGTCGCGGCGGTCGTCACCGCCGTGCTGAGCCTGGACGCCACCGTCGTGCTGCTCACGCCCGTGGTGTTCGCCACGGCGGGCAGGCTCGGGGCGCGGTCCCGGCCGCATGTGTACGCCTGCGCCCATCTGTCGAACTCGGCGTCCCTGCTCCTTCCGGTCTCCAACCTCACCAATCTGCTCGCCCTTCAGGCCGGCGGGGTCTCCTTCACCCGTTTCGCCGTGCTGATGGGGCCCGCCTGGCTGCTGACCATCGGCATCGAGTACCTGGTCTTCCGCCGCTTCTTCGCCACCGATCTGGCCGCCGGGACCTCCGAGCCCCCGCCCGCCGACTGGCCCCGGGTGCCGGTCTTCGCGCTGACCGTGCTGCTGCTGACCCTCGCCGGGTTCGTCGGGACCTCGCTGGCGGGCCTCGACCCCCAGTGGGCGGCCTGGGCGGGCGCCCTCGTGCTCACCGTAAGGGCGCTGCGGCGCCGCGAGACGACCGTAAGGGGGGCCATCGGCGCGGCCGGGCCGCTGTTCTGCCTGTTCGTGCTCGCGCTCGGCGTCGTGGTCCAGGCCGTGCTGGCGGGCGGTCTCCAGGATGCGCTGACCCAGGTGCTGCCCACCGGGACGAGCCTGCCCGCGCTGCTCGGGATCGCGACGGTCGCGGCGGTGCTGGCCAATCTCATCAACAACCTGCCCGCCGTGCTGGCGCTGCTGCCGATCGCCTCCGCGGGCGGCACCGGGCCCGTGCTCGCCGTGCTGATCGGCGTCAACCTGGGCCCCAACCTCACCTACGTCGGCTCCCTGGCCACCCTGCTGTGGCGGCGCATAGTGCACCACCACGAGCCGGACACCGGCTCCGACCTGGGGGTGTTCACCCGTCTGGGGCTGCTGACCGTACCGGCGACCGTGGTGGCCGCGACGGCGGCGATGTGGATGATGCTGAAGGTCACCGGAAGCTGAGAAGCACCGGAAGCTGAGAAGCACCGGAAGCTGAGAAGCACCGGAAGCTGAGAAGCGCCGGAAGCCGAGGAGCGCCGGAAGCTGAGAGGCGCTGGAGCGCGAGGATCCCTGGAACGCGAAGGGCCGCCGCCGCGACGGCTCGTCGCGGCGGCGGCCCTCAGCCCGCTGTCAGGACGCGATGCGGCCCGACGTCAGGATCCGATACCAGGATTCAGGATCCGATATCAGGATTCGATCCAGTTATGCGCCTGGGCGAGCTCGATGACCCGCCTGCGCACCTGCTTGATCTGGTCGGCGGTCAGGCTGCCGCCCATCTCGACCAGCGCCTCGGTGAGCTCCTGCCGGAGCTCGGCGACCGACAGCACATCGCACATGGTGTCGTCGCCGTCCGGCCCGGAGGGCCGCACGACCGGCGCGGCGGCGCGTTCGAGGACGCGGACCTCCGACGCCTTGGGCCCCTTGTCGCCGTACTCGGGAACGAACCGCACCTTGGACCCCGGCTGGAACAGGTGCTTCTCGTCCAGCAGGTCGTTGGCGTGCATGAAGACGTCCTCGCCACCGTCGTCCGGAGCGATGAAGCCGTAGCCGCGGAACTCGTCGAAACGCAGAATCTTGCCCGTGGTCGTCACCGTGCCACCCCTACCCCTACTACCTCTACCTCGATGATCCCGACCGCTACCTCGATGAATCTCGACCGCGATCGAGGGTGTCCCAACCATGACACCGAGAAGTCAGCGTACAGAAGGAGCGGGCGGCGCTGAAGGCCCGGGGGTGATCACGACGCGCACGCCCCGCCGCACGCCCCACCGCTCCAACGCGCCCGCCTCCGCCTCCAGGACATGGCGGGCGCGCAGCCGGGGGCGCCCGAGCCGGCCGGGGCGCAGGGCGTGGACGTCCACGACGGTGAGCCGCCGGTCCAGATACGCGACGTCGATGGCGAACCGCATCCGGAAGGTGTGCACCCCGCTCGCCGGGGTGAGGAGGAGCGCGCCGGTCATGCCGTCCCGGCCGAGCAGACCGCGGGCGCGGGCGCGATAGGAGGCGGCGATGGTGAGCGGAATGCCCTCCGCGAGCCCCGCGCTCAAGCCCTTCGCGCGCCCCGCGCTGCCCTCC is from Streptomyces hygroscopicus and encodes:
- a CDS encoding septum formation initiator, with protein sequence MTTRILPAAGDPDAARSLSGLLGQLPGVEPSAPVGDSTLLLDTLASLAAASLEELPEVVLVHERIGPAPALELIREIALRFPAVGVVLVTADAGPALYSAAMDAGARGIAGIPLSYDELAARVQGAAQWATGVRRHLGGGGDPLATGPGGKLVAVAGAKGGVGTTVTAVQLALAARAAGRKVALVDLDLQSGDIASYLDVQFRRSIADLAQISDISPRVLQDAVFTHQTGLGLLLAPGEGERGEEVTDRTARQVIGALRSRFELVIVDCGTQMTSAGAAAVETADIALLVTTPDVVAVRAAKRMVRLWDRLQIRKAEETVTVVNRHTRSAEIQPQLVQRATGTTVARTAIPAGFKELQPAVDSGRMQDLDAKSAVKQALWGLAGELGLVDAAPPGGGRRAAHRGGHAAGGGGERTLPGLRRRHAIEAGGDPAQGSVGDGTDALNEIAPPSTKGFLRKRGGDRGQVTVEFLGVLPLALIVLAVVWQVVLVGYTYSLAGNSADKGARAGATKGAGACQDAASKDIPGSWSADIDCAGGDGSVYKATVKLHVPILFPGAADFPWTVTGTAGAADESDLAGGGE
- a CDS encoding secretion protein; translated protein: MSLRARITAPEGPGEGGGGRQDGHLVSAYRAKLLEEIDLAEMSSLSTAERRSRLERVLGHIISREGPVLSTTERSQLIRRVVDEALGLGVLEPLLEDASITEIMVNGPDQIFVERSGRVEQVPVRFASEEQLMQTIERIVSTVNRRVDESNPMVDARLPSGERVNVIIPPLALTGATLTIRRFPRAYTLHELIGMGTLDEQMLMLLAALVRAKFNVVVSGPTGSGKTTLLNALSGLIPDGERIITVEDAAELQLQQTHVIRLESRPPNVEGKGRITIRDLVRNSLRMRPDRIIVGEVRGGETLDMLQAMSTGHDGSLATVHANSAEDALMRLQTLASMSEVAIPYEALRDQINSAVDCIVQLVRNADGSRRISEIALLDSHGHEAYRIATVCRFDAQPMGADRVVHGRFGYFPLPERVAERLRMASESVPPAFGVAAFPAQLATRAAGYDPHDRPPHDRPPHDRPPFGRPPHDRPPFDPPPFDPRDRR
- a CDS encoding membrane protein, with the translated sequence MDHLATAALGATLVCGALGVVGVHTYVRGKEQQRALIDRLSETGPLPGTVRARRFAGVDRRLRTMSLGRKLELRLVATGLEITPGEFFVYTAGAAAGLWLIAASFLAAFFGPIAAVIAVWGAFAFLGWQRQKRIERFINQLPELSRILANATQAGLALRTALGMAADEMEAPAGEELAKVAAKLAVGHSIDDALEELAERLPSRELVVLVTTLVLSNRAGGTVVSSLRNLTQTLEERKETRREVRTQLSQVTVTAYVVPLLGIGTLLLMNRISAGSLDRMTSSFWGQAAVVVAFCLYGIGFFLIRRMSKIDV
- a CDS encoding membrane protein, which produces MALLLALAAGLAVAGIAYGITLYRSEAKLPSDLAVALEVGSSRTTAVGSAVDRLGIRYAPLVLRLMGEKRVARVRRRIDLAGNPGGLTVDRYAARRAVYGALGFGGALVMLMKGQVLLALVLVAFGLFWIEVGIWAAVRERKDAIERTLPDFLDVLAVVVSAGLSFRQALDRVAEKYEGPWADELRITLRQMDMGVSRRHAFEELRKRNDSEQVAQFVTALQQGEELGAPIVETLIAIANDMRRTDAQNARRRAARAVPKATMVITTFMVPGTMVLLVAGFFIGSGTDFGSVTGD
- a CDS encoding membrane protein, which produces MGKRVMRNDRGQTSIEYLGIIAVVVAIVLVLSTTDFGSMIANAISDKISQVVGI
- a CDS encoding arsenic transporter translates to MCRSRHPPESVLSTAVAESLSVVLLLGVLAFAVVRPRGLPEAVAAVPAAGIVVATGAVSPARAWTETQELLPVVGFLAAVLLLARMCADEGLFEAAGQAVARACAGRTDRLLGGVFAVAAVVTAVLSLDATVVLLTPVVFATAGRLGARSRPHVYACAHLSNSASLLLPVSNLTNLLALQAGGVSFTRFAVLMGPAWLLTIGIEYLVFRRFFATDLAAGTSEPPPADWPRVPVFALTVLLLTLAGFVGTSLAGLDPQWAAWAGALVLTVRALRRRETTVRGAIGAAGPLFCLFVLALGVVVQAVLAGGLQDALTQVLPTGTSLPALLGIATVAAVLANLINNLPAVLALLPIASAGGTGPVLAVLIGVNLGPNLTYVGSLATLLWRRIVHHHEPDTGSDLGVFTRLGLLTVPATVVAATAAMWMMLKVTGS
- a CDS encoding cold-shock protein encodes the protein MTTTGKILRFDEFRGYGFIAPDDGGEDVFMHANDLLDEKHLFQPGSKVRFVPEYGDKGPKASEVRVLERAAAPVVRPSGPDGDDTMCDVLSVAELRQELTEALVEMGGSLTADQIKQVRRRVIELAQAHNWIES